Genomic segment of Aminivibrio sp.:
TTTTTGCCGGACCGCGTCCGAGGAGGGGAAAGGTAGGAACACGAAGATGAACCGCCTCCTGTTCACCGGCGGCACTGTGCTGCTGCCCACGGGCTTCCGAAGGATGGACGCCGCCGTCAGCGGCGGTGTGATCTCGGCCCTCGCCCCGGACATCGCCCCCGAAGAGGGCGATGCCGTTGTCGACCTGCAGGGGGACCTGCTCGTTCCCGGCTTTATCGACATGCACGTCCACGGGGGCGGAGGAGCGGACTTCATGGACGGAACGGCCGACGCCTTCCTCACCGCCTGCCGGGTCCACGCCCGCCACGGCACCACCACCCTCTATCCCACGGCCCTCACGGCCGCCGACGAGGACATGGACGCCTTCTTCGCCGCCCTGGAGACGGCGGAGAGGGCCCGGAAAGCGGCAAGGGCCTCCGCGGGCGCCCGCATCGGCGGCGTCCACGTTGAGGGGCCCTGGCTCGCCCCTGCCCAGGCAGGCGCCCAGGACCCCAAATACCTCCGCACCCCCTCCGAGGAGGAGTGCGAAAAACTGCTCGCCAGGTCCGACAGGATCGCCGTGGTTACCATGGCTCCGGAACTGGACGGCGCCTGCGAATGCGCCTCTCTGCTGGCGGCCCGGGGGATCCTCCCTGCCATGGGCCATTCCGCCGCGGACCTCGAACAGGTACGGACGGCGGTGGACAGCGGCTTCCGCCACATGGTCCACTTCTACTCCGCCATGAGCACCGTGCGGAGGGAGAACAGCTACCGCATCCCCGGCATGGTGGAGGCGGGGTACCTCTTCGACGCCGTCACCGTGGAGGCCATCGCCGACGGACACCACCTCCCCCTGAGCCTGCTCCGGCTCATCCACAAGGTCAAGGGGCCGGAACGGATGGTCCTGGTCACCGACGCCATGCGGGGCGCGGGCATGCCCGAAGGGCCGTCCGTCCTCGGCAGCCAGAAGAACGGCCGGGAGGTCCTGGTGGAAGGGGGCGTGGCCCGCCTTCCCGACCGGAGCGGCTTCGCCGGGAGCGTCTGCACCATGGACCGGGCCGTCCGGACCGCCGTCTCGGCGGGAATTCCCCTGGAGGACGCCCTCCGGATGGCCTCCGGGACACCCTCGAAAATCCTCGGCACCGCAGGCCGCAGGGGAGCCGTGCTGCCAGGCATGGACGCCGACCTGGCGAGGCTTGACGGCGATCTGAACGTCCGCATGACCGTGGTGGGAGGCAGAATTTTCGCCGGAAACTGTTGACCTTTTCGAAAAAAAGAGTATGATTTGAATAAGAACCCTGACAATTGAAAACTTTTATCCAGAGCGGCTGAGGGACTGGCCCTATGAAGCCCGGCAACCTGCCTGAAAAGGCGTGGTGCCAACACCAGCGCCCCGATGATTTCGGGGCGGATGATAAGAGGAGACCCATGCACGGATCTTTCATGATCCATGCCTCATGGCGGCCAAAGGCCTCTCCTCGGAGAGGCCTTTTTTTTGTCTTTTTTTACCGGTTCGCCTGAACCGGAACCCATTTTCCGAAGGAGGAACTGCCCATGAACACCATCGACTATTCCTGGCACCCCGAAGGTTATTTTGAGCCTACCGACCCGGAGGAGCTTATGCTCAGCCGGATCACCGGCGCCATCAGGCGGGAGGCTGTACGGAAAATGGTACGGGAGGGCGGGATTGACGCCGTTCC
This window contains:
- the nagA gene encoding N-acetylglucosamine-6-phosphate deacetylase — translated: MNRLLFTGGTVLLPTGFRRMDAAVSGGVISALAPDIAPEEGDAVVDLQGDLLVPGFIDMHVHGGGGADFMDGTADAFLTACRVHARHGTTTLYPTALTAADEDMDAFFAALETAERARKAARASAGARIGGVHVEGPWLAPAQAGAQDPKYLRTPSEEECEKLLARSDRIAVVTMAPELDGACECASLLAARGILPAMGHSAADLEQVRTAVDSGFRHMVHFYSAMSTVRRENSYRIPGMVEAGYLFDAVTVEAIADGHHLPLSLLRLIHKVKGPERMVLVTDAMRGAGMPEGPSVLGSQKNGREVLVEGGVARLPDRSGFAGSVCTMDRAVRTAVSAGIPLEDALRMASGTPSKILGTAGRRGAVLPGMDADLARLDGDLNVRMTVVGGRIFAGNC